The genomic DNA GTCGGtatgctgagacctccactcttaaAGCTCCAGACTCTGGCGGGTGAGTTAGTCTATGATGATTGGAGCTTGAGCCTGCCGTAAAGCCTAGTGGTTTCGCTAGTAGGGATGCTGTTCCTCAAGTCCTGACTTGGGTAAATGGTTACCTGGGAACTTATCGCTCAGCATGGTGACGTTGGTATACTGTTCCCATAGCGCCCTCTAGAGGACGCAGCATGGAGTTCCCTTTcaaaagggaacatctcaggttacacatgtaaccattGATCCCTGGGAATAAGGAACGAGACTCTGCGTCTCTCTGCCATGCTTCAGTATCATGCCCGTGTCTCCTCATACAAAAAAGCGGATAATATGTTCTACAGGTGCCCTTTTATAACTGCAGTCGCTCATAGCTACCTCTAGAGGACGCAGCGCCCCgttccctattctcagggaaccatagTTATATGTGTAAACCGAGAcgattttcagaatcattactccagtcttaagtgtcacatgatccttcagaaataattgtaatatgctgctcaggaaacatttcttattacttagAAACTTTGAATTTATGGAAAGAACACAATctctcttttttaacattataaattactgccacttttgatcaatttaatgcatccttgctggaaAAAAGTATAGATTTCTTATAAAAGTATAGAAAAACTATAGTCCTTAAATGTTTTTCCTTATACTTCAGTAAAAGCATCTTCAAGCTGCAGtatacaaataaacctgaacTGATTGCAGTGGAAAGGAAAAAATAATTTCTCAGGATTATTAATCTGTCAAAATGTGAGCTAAAAGTGTTTGGTCTTTTTCAGGAACTTCCATGTGTGGGTGGAGAGTTGGATGAAGAGGCCTGATCTGGGTCGAGGTTATGACGGATGGCAGGTTCTCGACCCCACGCCACAAGAGAGGAGCGAAGGTCTGTCATTATAGTGACTTTTACAAGGCTAACACATGTAGAAAAACTGCTGAAAAGGCCAGTTTCATATAGACTGGTTTATACTGGTTAGTACTGGTCTGGTGGGCCAGTTTAATTGTAGGCTTTGTTTTAagacctagtgagctgcctacatgtatttatttttttgagctgGGATTTTAATGATAATCATGTTTAAACATCAATATTCTGTCACAGGAATGTTCCGCTGTGGTCCTGCTGCTGTTAAAGCCATTTATGAGCAAAAGGTGGATGCACAATATGATGTGCCATTCGTTTACGCAGAAGTGAACGCAGATGTCCGTGTAATAATTGTAAGAGATAGGACGGTATTATCAACCAGCGTCGATAAACGCAGAGTTGGAGCTCTGATCTCCACCAAACGTCCAGGATCCATGCTAATGCAGGACGTCACTTCTGAATACAAAACCGAGAAGGGTAAgagaaataatgattaaaaaaagaaaaaaacaaaccattaaaatactgttttatacAAAATCTCCTTCTTTCACATTTAGATATGGTACCATTTCGTGCAGCAGGCGGTTTTGGTAAGTCTTTCTAGCCTTTAAATGTTTAAAGCTGAAGTATGTAATTCATTTGACTAGGATCAGCATcaccaaaacaaaaaatgaatggCCGTtgttaaagaaaaattaaaagtttCTGGTGTAGGATTGCACTGACACTGTTTTCCTTCAGTAAATTTCTCACATGATTACAATGAAATGGCAATTAAAACAATGAATTAAAGGTTAAATGTACAGGTAGTaatactgaaatagtattttcttgtaaaacaattCAATAATCTTGATTTTGcttaaaacatgcatgttttttgCATGACAAACTGTTAAATTAACTCTGTGTCAACTAATAAATTttgagaatattaaaaataaatgtttttttttttgggttacTCATCTAAGCTGCTGGAGGATACACTTTTGAACGTACTATGCCAAGGGAGGGTAAGTTCTAGCATTTGTTTCTCCTTTTCTCATAAACACTGCTTTTTGTTTGAGTAATATGACTAAATACAATGATCAAACATGTCATTTCTTGTAGATTCTAAGGGTGTTGCAGTTTCTCTCCAGCTTCTGAAAGCCCCTTTAGTGGgagaaaacatttcttttaatgTCATAATCACTAACAATGAGGCTGCTCAGAAACTGCTGAAAAAACACGTTAACGCTCAGAACAAGGAGTACAACCGCAATCCCAGTGGAAGCTTTTGGGAGTCTCATGATGACATGAAGATCGGCCCGAAAGAAAGTAAGAGTCCTGCAAAAATAGCTTAAAATGAGTTTCAAATGTACTTATAACCAATAAAATCACGACCTGTATGTGTTTTACGCATTTATTCCGCTGTAGGAGTGGAAAATATGACAGGAATATTATGATTTGTTCCACAATCTTTTTCGATTATTTTTCATGTAAGATTTTAAGAAACAAAtttccctgtttaaaaaatgaAGCCATATAAGGTAACAAAACATAACTGAAAATGACAAACAGCTGATTTTACGTTCAGATGATTGGATTTAGATCTAAATTGATGCTAACATCTATTGTACACTGAAATGTTGCTTTCAGCagatactgtatacattattcaaatgtgcagtCTTTGTCCTTTATTATCCACAAAACAATCCTCTCAAAaggtttgaaaatgttttacatttgaagcaaaaacagaacgaTCTGACTTTAGCTTTGATGGCGCTTTTGGAACAGCTGTGatacagcgtttccttggttaccattgtaaacaaagcagcaccaagggaagatgaaaaaaaaaaaacttttgtgaagacagtcagttcccctcagaaaTACATTCATCTAAATTCCCACCCCCAAGTGTATTATGATTCGTTTAACATCTCAACTGACttgaattgtttttattgattttcaacCGGCTCTGCATGCATCGTTATGTCCCTAGTTATGTGACCAAAATGTAGCATCCTGATACTTGAAATATTTATCATGGAATGCATACTGCATTAGTATTGCATTgcacacataaaaaaattattatactgCAAGTAAagtaaaaacaagtaaaaacGTCCATCCGGACCACATGATTTTTTATCACAAAAACGTGGTTAAATGACTCATTAGGAATTGCGAGGTCATGTGATTGATTACTGTTTCTTGTACTCCACCAGCTGTGACTATAAAACATGAGATCTCCTTCAAGGAGTACATGCTGAAGGAGACTGCAGAGGATTCTCTGGTTAACCTGGCTGTGGTTATTGAGGATGTGAAGTCTCAGGAGAGAGTGCTGGCATCAGAAGAGTTCAACATCCGCACCCCTTCCCTCAATATACAGGTATATGCTGGCCCAACACAACATTTATACTAGCTTCAAAAGAAACATGAACTCCTCTACCCTTGACCCCATTTGTAAAAAAACAAGATGTTGATTCGTGACTAAATGAAACcattgaaaaatttttttttatattaaattatctacttaaAGACATGCAATCATAGAGATTATGTGGGAGAGACTTTGGTAACAATTTACTTGAAGCCTTTATCTatatgccttgtaatgcacctgtcacggcttacgctgctggaaggaacacggagccgagggataaacgaaacaaggatttattaaataaaacataggcaaggtaagtagtaaataacaggtggcaagtggcaagtaacaggtaacaagtggacaagtggacaagtagacaagtgactagtaacgagttgacgagtagacccgacaaaacagaactgaaaggacaaggcttttgtacaagggataatagggaaaacacaggtggatggaatgactaaattaacagggacatggaacacatgcggaaatgactagacacacctgggaactaatcaaaccacatagagacagaaactgggtcacaggggcaaaaacacacaaaatgagtccaggtgtgtgacagtactcccccctcccggtaggtgcgtcctcgcaccgtagaaacaacaaagggaggccagcagacagggaccacagaggaaggagccagggaggagatgacggagggaggagccagggaggagacaggaaggatctgaagcaggaggcacccagcaggacccaggccacagccataacagcccaaggtggggccgacggaggaaggagccatggaggaggaatggtcaccgactccagggactcgacccacggcaacggagcaagtggaggaggagcccgaggcagagacggagagccgaagagccagggtgacggggaggagccggaggtcctaggcggaactgatggctctggtgactgacgcggcgatgtggatccggaaggccgcggtgaagccagagtgaccgaggactgaggtgtagccgaggggatgaaggaacctgacggagccggagggacggagggatgaggcgaagccggaggagtggagtcccgaggcataggatggacgacgccagaccaaggcggagccggagggacgagggagccaggcagagcctgcggactgccgggccacggcggagaggaaggagctaggagccatggtggagccgacgggtcaacgggccgaggcggagtccaggcctcagaggctggaggcggaggtgagggagacgccgaccaaggcgtcgctggaggatggcggtcctgctgagctcgcaccacaatgatggtaggctgagggcgagcagaggggcagccagacgacagcggaggaggaggcaggagtgggtgggagggtgggaattttggaggagcaggcattggagtaagctctggggctggagcccttcctgggcttaacggaggatcaggagcccgtcctgggcttaacggaggatcaggagcccgtcctgggcttaacgggggttcaggagcccgtcctgggcttaacgggggttcaggagcccgtcctcggcttaacgggggatcaggagcccgtcctgggcttaacgggggatcaggagcccgtcctgggcttaacggaagatcaggagcccttcctgggcttaacgggggttcaggagcccgtcctgggcttaaaggaggatcaggagcccgtcctgggcttaacggaagatcaggagcccttcctgggcttaacggaagatcaggagcccgtcctgggcttaacggaggatcaggagcccgtcctgggcttaacggaggatcaggagcccgtcctgggcttacaggaggatcaggagcccatcctgggcttaacgggggaacaggagcccgtcctgggcttaacggggaaccaggagcccttcctgggcttaacagaggatcaggagcccgtcctgggcttacaggaggatcaggagcccgtcctgggcttaacggaagatcaggagcccttcctgggcttaacagaggatcaggagcccgtcctgggcttaacggaagatcaggagcccttcctgggcttaacagaggatctggcataggtgaattggaaaccccctcattttgacccttttggcgctccacattttgctccctcgtggtgggcagtgtcgccggctctcgcacctggtctgacgggttgctctctggctctccgtcatcggtgggctcgggcgtatgcctcgtaccgtggggagattgtaggctgggctctgggtccagagtggacctggcgagatcctccattgggccgaccgtgagaggtgacccatttctcaccagattccactctatgaacgCGGcgaatcctcccgaggaccatcttcgggcgacaatgctctgcacctggagttcaggctggcgtgataaaaggtgcagagcgcgtggtccgggtagctggtggcattagctagccagagaaaccgtctagtatggtcctcgagagaaagtccctcctgctccaacaggaggaggaggtattcggggcgatagaggggatccattacacactacggaaagaaaaagactgtgaaaaaacggaaaacaaaatggagagaaaacacgcagtttttaacttttaggtcgggtcttctgtcacggcttacgctgctggaaggaacacggagccgagggataaacgaaacaaggatttattaaataaaacataggcaaggtaagtagtaaataacaggtggcaagtggcaagtaacaggtaacaagtggacaagtagacaagttgacaagtgactagtaacgagttgacgagtagacccgacaaaacagaactgaaaggacaaggcttttgtacaagggataatagggaaaacacaggtggatggaatgactaaattaacagggacatggaacacatgcggaaatgactagacacacctgggaactaatcaaaccacatagagacagaaactgggtcacaggggcaaaaacacacaaaatgagtccaggtatgtgacagcaccttataatgcattatatgatCTCATTAATAATTGTGACCAcagttataatttattattataatacttatCTCTTCATTGTTACACCTTGATAATATAAACAGACAAACAGGAATTTAAAACAATTTGCTTTTTATTCTAGATTCAAAATGAGGTCTCTGTCATCATTAACACACCACAAGTTGCCACGGTGGTGTTCACAAACCCATTCAACGTCGCAGTGAGCGGAGAACTGACCGTATCTGGTTCAGGACTCTTGGAGGAGAAGGCTCAAATGAGGTGTGTAACACGTTTTCCCAAACACTTCCCTTTTAGTCAGATAACCCCACCCCTAAATGCACACCATTAGTTGATACAATGCATCAGGCTGATCGGAATTGTTACGTCCCCTATTATCAGGACGAGCTTGGCAAGCGTTTTGTTAATAGTAACAGGAAACCAGCCCCAGCCAACAGATCACCAACAACACAAAACTAAGTTCCacaaaagtataatttatttaaagtggaaGGAATAATTAAATTAAGGAGCAACGACTTCAGGGTGCCCCAaggccaaaataataaacaaaataaacttatAACCAAACATATATAAATTACCTAATCAGGgaataaacaaaattacaaagtaACTTCCCTAACTccctataaataaacaaatcacaaaCCAGATCAAAGTAAATggcaagcagtgttggggagtaactagttacatgtaacggcgttacgtaatttaattacaaaattattgtaactgtaattagttacagttactaagaaaaaatgagtaattaaattacagttacttatgaaatttgttaagattacaaaggggattacatttgaatatttacacacatccacatacagatttaactgatttctttcccaaattgcactgactattctgagacataccgccctaataatttccgggatgcggaaatacagtctggttctagaatccagtcataaaaacgaaatgcctaacgcggacggaatatgccacattttggatgactaaatcaaaagtaggtcagtacacttgaatcaaaacatgacatcgactagtgtctgtgaatataaagccccaaaaatgcaatagctatatgacttgcacattctgcctgtctgtggaaatcaggcgaggactggacaccgggagaaccgggacaattcccggaggcctggcagccgattttgccccactatttaatatcattattgtataattgcctgccgaatgtactaaagcgatcatttgcgaatccgccatttgataattaaatctctaataagtcatgacttgcgcgctctccgcgcctccgccaaacggtttggatcagactcagagtaatcaatgcgagagagagagagagagagagagagagagagagagagagagagagagagagagagagagagagagagagagagtgagagagagagagagacagagagagagagagagagagagacagagagagagagagagagagagagacagagtgagagagagagagagagagagaggggaagagagagagagagagagatgggaagagagaggggaagagagagagagagagagagagagagagagaggggggaagagagagagagagagagagagagactatggaagcgcgctggagcagagaagcagaactatactgttcagggttttaggtcagtttcatctgtaaagatgctttttttgtctttgtttttttatttatttaatcaagcagcagcacgttgctcatcagtcatcactcaaaatactatataaaagacatcattattatctgttgtaatgttacagtagtaagttagctgaaaaaaaaatctgatttttttataggtttagggggagctacgacagacaacaacacaacccttacgaaaattaacattttaatatttaactataaatccagagaaaatggttactattgtttaactgtgataaccaaaaatgtaaaattatttcacaaatgtatttaaaaataaatacaaatccatttgcaaaaaaacaaacaaaaaaaaaacaaggttattttacttttatataggctaataaaagcatggtaattttttgtaagggaaaaacatgactcgtgtacagtattaggatttttctataaagatattgtagtattgtagagtattgtaaagtatagttttgttcaatcttgagtattaaagtcatgagagagatggataacagagcaaaataaagagactgaagagaaaaatggaagtgaaggtgcagttcaggagataacttttaattattttgcatgtccccaaattaaagatttaaacctttttaatgtcaggtccatacaaaaaatagttttgtccatgaatttgtttgtatgagtttgaattttccagtctgaatttttttcccagtccacccctcctgtaaattaatggcaaagacatggttttatttactacacataggcctactgaagctcgcagtgttttcaacctctgctgcctcaatataggagtacacgagcacataaacataatttctagaactgttctgtgtcacttcatgtgcattttacttattttaagaaaactatcatcatacacagagacagcagtttaaaaaaaaaacaccaatgtttcaggagtttattacacagaatacgtcacatgcttattagataactgtatttaagttgatgtatatgcttttatttattattctttaattttcacaaattttgaaaagtaatcaaaaagtactcaaaagtaattagttacattactttaataaagtaattgaaaaagttacaatactattacattttaaacagggtaacttgtaatctgtaacctattacatttccaaagtaaccttcccaacactgatggcAAGACACCCCTACGCTCCTAAGACAGAACCAAATTAAATCATCATAAACAAACAAGCAGATTATGGGATCTGCCGACAGGAGAGGGAATCCGGAGCTCTTCACGCCAACAAGCCAACGCCAGAATGAGCTTGATCTCTTCGGCAAGTGCCACCTTTTTAAAAGCGGCCAATCAGTAGATCCACCAATCAGACTCCACCGGTGACAGCCAATCCCTGCACATATATACAAAACAACACCCACACAAAACAAATACCTAGGATCGTAACAGAATGCTCAAATAAACAGAACATTAGTTAGAAAGTGTCACAGTCAGAGGTTTCACTACGGTTTCTGGGCCCCTGGACCGCATATACACTCGGACCACCACTTTCCTGTGCTGGTGTGGGGGATGCCCCCCTCTGAAGAAATCATGTTTCCCTCTTGGGTGCCCCCCCCCACACTTACAGTGCCCCTGGTCACAGTGTAACAGAAGTATAACATTTCAAATGTATCTGCATCATTAGTTTATATagagaaattattttaacatcCAAAAATGACACACAGTACCCTTacatttaatcaattaatgcCCCGTTACATTTCTCTAGTAGAAAATAAGAGTTATTTTAAGTTCCCAAGTTCCCAAGTCCCAGAATTTACTATAGTGAACATAATTCTATAGCAATGAAAGTAACATAGTAAATCCAgttttttactataataaatcCACATTACCCACACagtcattaaaaaagtaattaacaaaataaagaaTCTTGCACTGTTTAAAATAGATcccatatacatttattttaattttacagtattaaCAGTGGTTATTATGAAAGAAGCTATGCTTGTCATGATCATTTTAGTTCACATGGCTGATGAGTGATTCTGACGGGCCTCAAACAGTCGAGTTCATACAGTTTTCAGTCAGTGGGAGGGGTGGTTTCTGAGATTTTTGACATGATTATCTTTGACATCAGTTTCACTGCCACAGTGTCTATAAGAAGTGTCGGTACACACTTGTTAGTCAGCATTTCTGAAGCACTTCTGTAATCATAGGCATATCACAGCAACTCATGTGAGTTCATTGGTATGTTAAACCTGCAGATTTACATCATGATACACTTTAAACTCTATTGTAAATCACCAAACCTAAACATGAGCAGCAGTAATGGTGATGCATGGAATAGTAAAAGTGATGTTTACCTGTTTTTGTTCTAAATGTCCTATGTTTTATATTTCAGGATTACAATCCAACCCCGAGAAACCACAAAGAAGCCCGTCAGTTTCACTCCCAGGATGGCGGGTGCCAAGATGCTTTCTGCTAATTTAGTGTTGGAGAATCCTCCCACCATCCTGCATGGATTCAAGACCATCAATGTTCAAGCATCTTAAGAGTCACACACTTTTAGAAATAATTGTGAACCCTCATGGAGTGCTGCACTAGTGGTTGAAACACATTTAGAATTAattgctttttaattattattttaatgtcactTTAAATTGTGTACTTAAGATTATTTAGGCACAAGCTTGAAAATGAAGTTCTTTTCTTAATATTTGCATGCATTATACTTTTTGTTTGTGATCTGTTCACATGCAtgctccagcagagggcagaGTAGTTCAGTCATTCACAGCAAAGACTGTCCGCTTCAGTAAAAGCATATATTTCAAATACTGATATGTTACAAGTATTTTAGAAAAAGGCTGACAAATCCttgctcaaaaaatacaaatatgacaGACTGCTTCAATGCTTGTTTTACTTTGGGTACTTTTGTGTCCTAGGGTTTGATTTTAGGTAACATTTTCACTTTTTGGGTTACATTTGAAGGTAAAACTGACCTGGAAACTTATTACAGggcattcataattttttttgctacttttcattatttttattttttttactttattttatttttatttttttttacttcccccTCCATTGCCTtggtgttaaaatataaaatataaaaactaaacacCTAAGATATTAAAAACTCACATCCTTAATCCTTATGAGAAATGGTAGTGATGTTAATACTGTAAATTTtcacccccccaccccaaaaaaaaagtttcccgCCATGCATAGAAATGATTCACTAACatgtacactgcaaaaaaaaaataattaaataaataaaaagtttgtatttttgtcttgatTTCTGTTACAGATATCTCAACATTCTCAAATCAATATATATTTCCTTAATTAAGAAGCTAAATGAATTTATATAAAGTATTGTTTTAGTTcaaatttaagttaaattttGAGTTTTTGCTGAAACCAAAGGGGCAGCATTTTTACATGTTAAGCAAAAATTAACTAAattcgtatttatttatttatttatttaaaaaaaaaaaccatattaTGTCATTttacttctcaagtaaatgtgtcTTAATAAGAatgtttgtactggaaaacaagaaaaaattcattaagaaaactttttttataacaaatttcCACAGTTATTGCCTAGTATTACTATCACAGACTTGTCATTAAATAGCGTGTTGTATATAGGGTTAGACCACAATTCTGCACATGAAAGATGCCCACCCTCAGTTCGCTCTAAATGCCGATGGCTGGCTTGCTCAAGACAACCCAGTGTTACAATATGCCATAATTTCAGCCAATCATAGACAAGGCTGCTAAATTCTTATTGGCTGCCTTGACAACAAATCACAACATTGCTTGCATTACCTTGACAGCAGAAAAGTGAAAATTACTGTGCATGCATAATTATTATGCAAGTTGATATTCTGATTACGGTATagttttccaagcacattttaccaattccaaacaacATCAATCGTTATAACTACTGTACTATTAATCTTTAAAGCCATATCTATGGTAAATGCACACCCTAGTTcttctgtagctcaattggtagagtattgcgctatcaagcgcaaagTTGGGCGttagattccccgggaacacatgatgggtaaaaattgatagcctggatGCACtttaagcgtctgctaaatgcataaatttaatttaaattttaatttagttctCTGTGCACTTTTTCTAAGTCCATATTCATGGTAGCTTTTGTTGCTAGGTTCATGGTAACTTTTGTTGCTAGGTTGTTGCTTAAATTGGTTATATTTATAGGCTTATTGGTTGTATCTCGTCACTCTGGTGCCCAGTTAAATTTACCACAGGATTGGTAGGCTTGTTTTCAAAGCTTTTGTTTAATTCTATCAAAAATTAAACAGGCTTGCTGCTTAAGACTCATTGGAGTTCTGTTTCTTTTAACTTATCCAACACGCTGCGTTTAGGTCAGTGACATGCTGTTGCTTAAAGCTATCTAGCATATCGGTAACATACTTGATACTTAATGCACAGTATGTAAATTTTGCTACTAA from Carassius carassius chromosome 17, fCarCar2.1, whole genome shotgun sequence includes the following:
- the LOC132090949 gene encoding protein-glutamine gamma-glutamyltransferase 5-like; its protein translation is MDEFKVRTIDLQQVQNQTRHRTDGLSSSTLVLRRGQAFTVTVNYDGRPFDPLKEKLIFRIVLGPIAVEVPVSRFGQPSLTQWTAVLERSVPNPTGPRALSVSLSSPATASIGVYTLQLRVEARLSVRTHLLGQFTLLCNPWSQADSVFLQSEDLRTEYVMSDIGLLFKGSPGNLVSRPWSFDQYEKGILDICMKLLQLSPQHQADMGKDLLNRNSPVYIGRVISAMVNSNDDKGVITGNWSGDYSGGVNPSKWSGSADILRMWAETQFRPVKYGQCWVFAAVMCTVMRALGIPTRVITNFNSAHDTNGNMVIEEYYNEMGEKLSFSRDSIWNFHVWVESWMKRPDLGRGYDGWQVLDPTPQERSEGMFRCGPAAVKAIYEQKVDAQYDVPFVYAEVNADVRVIIVRDRTVLSTSVDKRRVGALISTKRPGSMLMQDVTSEYKTEKDMVPFRAAGGFAAGGYTFERTMPREDSKGVAVSLQLLKAPLVGENISFNVIITNNEAAQKLLKKHVNAQNKEYNRNPSGSFWESHDDMKIGPKETVTIKHEISFKEYMLKETAEDSLVNLAVVIEDVKSQERVLASEEFNIRTPSLNIQIQNEVSVIINTPQVATVVFTNPFNVAVSGELTVSGSGLLEEKAQMRITIQPRETTKKPVSFTPRMAGAKMLSANLVLENPPTILHGFKTINVQAS